A window of Ipomoea triloba cultivar NCNSP0323 chromosome 2, ASM357664v1 contains these coding sequences:
- the LOC116010779 gene encoding uncharacterized protein LOC116010779 yields MSFKVPSKIKLFMWTALHDKILGNAERKRRGLTMNGECVACHGQEETTAHILRDFYHAEEVWTRMIDSDRWRRWRQLNTRQWLEQNIMDNKHSDKYHEWARMFVISSWWICKTDYIEPTITEMRAIVEAMRWAWEKGIRDMEIQSDSREAVRWIREKTDLRGIARDLVNEAVCWCAKDWNISIRAIFREQNRSADGQISAGGLEIVLLLPTGVC; encoded by the exons ATGAGTTTCAAAGTGCCAAGCAAAATAAAGCTTTTCATGTGGACTGCTCTTCATGATAAAATTCTTGGAAACGCCGAACGGAAAAGGAGGGGCCTCACCATGAATGGTGAATGTGTTGCATGCCACGGACAGGAGGAAACCACGGCTCATATCCTGCGAGATTTCTACCATGCCGAGGAAGTCTGGACGAGGATGATAGATAGTGATCGTTGGAGGAGATGGAGGCAGCTCAACACCCGTCAATGGCTGGAGCAGAACATCATGGACAATAAACATTCGGATAAATACCATGAATGGGCAAGGATGTTCGTGATTTCCAGCTGGTGGATTTG CAAAACGGACTACATAGAGCCAACAATTACAGAAATGAGAGCTATCGTTGAAGCTATGCGGTGGGCCTGGGAAAAAGGAATTCGAGACATGGAAATTCAATCAGACTCTAGGGAAGCTGTTAGATGGATTCGAGAGAAAACTGATCTTCGGGGCATTGCTCGGGACCTTGTGAATGAAGCGGTGTGTTGGTGTGCAAAAGACTGGAACATCTCAATTCGAGCCATCTTTCGTGAACAGAACAGGAGTGCTGATGGGCAAATTTCAGCCGGCGGATTGGAAATAGTTCTCCTCCTGCCCACCGGAGTGTGTTGA